In the genome of Bacteroidales bacterium WCE2004, the window AGGACCCGGAGGCCCACGTCGCCTGTGAGACCTTCTGCACCTCCGGCCTGGTGGTCGTGGGGGGCGAGGTCAATTCCGACAACGCCTACGTCGACATCCCCGCCACCGTCCGCCGCGTGATCGCGCGCATCGGCTACACCAAGGCCGAATACGGCTTCGACGCCTCTTCCTGCGGCGTCATCTCCACCATCCACGAGCAGAGCGCCGACATCGACCGCGGCGTGGCCCGCGAAGAGCCCGCCGACCAGGGCGCCGGCGACCAGGGCATGATGTTCGGCTACGCCAGCACGGACACGGAGGAATACATGCCGCTCGCGCTGTCCCTCTCGCACAAGCTCCTGCAGACGCTCGCGGACATCCGCCACAACGAGCCGGAGCTGATGCCCTACCTCCGTCCGGACGCCAAGTCCCAGTTCACGATCGAGTTCACCGGCCGTCGCACGCCCGTGCGCGTGCATACCATCGTATTGAGCACGCAGCACGACGAGTTCGACACGGACGAGCGCATGCACGCGCGTATAGAGAAAGATGTGCGGGAGATCGTCCTCCCGCGCCTGATCGCCACGCTCCCCGAGCGCACGGCCAGGCTTTTCGACGACAAGTTCATCCTGCACGTCAACCCGACGGGCAAGTTCGTCATCGGCGGCCCCGCCGGCGACACCGGCCTGACCGGCCGCAAGATCATCGTGGACACCTACGGCGGTCGCGGCGCGCACGGCGGCGGCGCCTTCTCCGGCAAGGACCCGTCCAAGGTGGACCGCAGCGCCGCCTACGCCGCGCGCTACCTCGCCAAGAACCTCGTGGCCGCGGGCGTCGCGGACGAAGCGCTGGTGCAGCTGGCCTACGCCATCGGCGTGGCCGAGCCGGTCAGCGTGTTCGTGGACACCTACGGCACGCGCCATGCCGGCGAGTCCGACGCCGAGATCGCACTCAAGCTGCGCGAACTCTTCGACCTGCGCCCGGCCGCCATCACCAAGAAGTTCGGCCTGAAGAACCCGATCTACGAGCCGACCGCCGCCTACGGCCACATGGGCCGCAAGCCCTACGTCAAGGACGGCATCCAGTTCTTCGGCTGGGAGCTGCTGGACGGCGTGGACAGCATCAAGGAAGCCTTCGGCCTATGAGTTCCCGGGACAAGAAGCCCCAGCAGGTCCGCATCAACAACAAGCGGGCGTCGTACGACTACGAGTTCCTCGAGGAGTACGACGCCGGCATCGTGCTCGTAGGCACGGAGATCAAGTCCATCCGCGCCGGCAAGGCCTCCCTGCAGGACGCCTACTGCTATTTCTCCGGCGGAGACCTCTACGTGCGCGGGATGAACGTCGCGACCTATTTCTGGGCTTCCGCCTGGAGCAGCCACGAGCCGATGCGCGACCGCAAGCTCCTGCTCACCCGCCGCGAGCTCAAGCACCTCGCGCAGGCCGTCAAGACCAAGGGCCTGACCATCGTGGCCGTGCGCCTCTACATCGCCGACAACGGCTACGCCAAACTCCGCATCGCGCTCGCCAAGGGCAAGAAGGAATACGACAAGCGCGCCACCATCAAGGAGAAGGACATCCGCCGCGAGATGGAAAGAGAATAATCCCCCGCCCCATGCCCCGCCTCAAGCATAGCATCGTCGCCGAGCTGCCCGAACCCGAGCGGCTGGACGTCGCGCAGCTTGCGCGCGACTGCGCCTCCGGCGCCTGCGACCTCGTCGCCGTGGTCGGCCCCACCGCCTCCGGCAAGACCCGCTGCGCCGTGCGGCTCGCGGAGCGGCTGGGCGGCGAGATCCTTTCGGCGGATTCCCGCCAGGTCTACCGCGGGATGGACATCGGCACGGGCAAGGACCTCGCCGAATACGGCTCGGTCCCCTACCACCTCATCGACATCGCCGAGCCCGGTACGCAGTACAACGTCTGGCAGTACCAGCAGGACTTCGCGCGCGCCTGGGCGGACATCCGCGCCCGCGGCGCCGTGCCAGTGCTCTGCGGCGGCACGGGAATGTACGTCAACGCCGTCACGCGCGGCTATGATTTCTCGGAGAAAGTACCCCTGAGCGCGGCGCGAGAGAGGAATTCCGGCCGCGCCGACCTCCCCCAGCGGCCCTTCTTCATCGGCACGCTGGTCGACCGCGACACGCGCAACGCGCGCATCGACGCCCGCCTGGACGCCCGCCTGCAGGAAGGCATGGTGGACGAGATCCGCGGGCTGCTGGCGCGCGGCGTCCCCGCCGAGGCGCTCCTCGCCTACGGCCTCGAATACAAGTTCGTCACCCTCTACATCCAGGGCAAGCTCACCTACGACCAGATGCGCACGCAGCTCGCCACCGCCATCCACCAGTTCGCCAAGCGGCAGATGACCTGGTGGCGCGGCATGGAACGCAGCGGCGTCCGGATCCACTGGGTGGAGCCGGACGCCATCTGACCTTGCCTTCACGCACTATTCGTGCGGCAGGCCCAATTTGACCATATATCCCTCCTTGGGTCGGCTGTCGGGGACGGGCTCCAGACGCGGCCGGGGCGCGCCGGCGCGCTGCACCTTCACCCGCCGCGCGGCCTGGTAACCGCAGTGCGCAAGCGCCCGGGAGAGGAGCGTCTCTTCGGGGTCGCCGAGCTGGAAGCCGTCCAGCGGGTTCTCTTCCAGACGCTCATCCGGCGTCATGCCGTCCGGCATGCTGAGCGTCACGCCGTTCTTGTCGGCGTAGCGGGAAACCATCAGATAGAGGCCGGCCTTGGACGCATGTTTCATCGCCTCCTCGGCCTCGCGCGCCGAGAACTCGCCCGACTTCCGCGCCTCTTCGAAATACTCCGACGACGCATTCACGATGCCGGCGCAATACTTCCCGTGCGTCTTCGTACCGATCAGATAGACAGGCATATAGGGCTTCAGCGAACAGAGCAGCGCCTCCGACGCGGAAGCCGTATCTTCGCCGACAAGCGCGAACACCCGCTGGCAGCCGATATTGGCGTCCGCCGTGCTGAAGCTATACTTCTCCCCGCGGCTGCCGGTGAACTCGAAATCCTGCCGGAAAAACGTGCGGGTGTCCAACCCGTTGCGCTCCAGATATCTTTCCACGAAGCTGTTGTACACTTCCGTCGCGAGCAGCTCCCCGGCCCGGACCGACGCTTCCGGCGCAATCATCGATGCCAGCATCTCTTCCGTCAGCACATAGCCGCCCGTATTGTAGCGCAGGTCCAGGATAAGGTCCGTGACGCCGGCCTGGCGGAACGACCTGCAGGCCTCGATCAGGTCGGCATAGGACTCGAGCGTGAAGCTGGAATAGAACAGATAGCCCGCCTTCCGGCCCCCGCAGTCGAAGACCCGGGCCTGGCCGACGGGATTCTCATACATCTCGACGGCCGCCGGCAGCGTGACGTTGCGGCCGTCATACAAGGTCAGGGCCACGGGCGCGCCGTTCAGCGCTTCCGAGAGGACCTTGGAATAATTCTCGACCGTCATCGTGGCGCCGTTGACCTTCATGATCACGTCGCCCCGCTTCAGACCTGCCTTCCGGGCCGGCCCGTCCGCATAGGTATAGAGGACGACGGCCACGATCTGGCTACGCGTCTCATCCGCATACATCAACTGCATATTCACCGCATAGGTCCCCGAGCTGACGCCGTTGAGGCCGTTCACGAACGCCTCGTAATCAGGAATCATCTGGGTCCAGCGGTCGACCTCGTTGCCGGCCGCGTCATGGTAACGGGCGTCATGCACCTGCGCATACGGATCCGCCTTGAGGTCCCAATGGGTCAGCGTGGAAGAAATCTCCTCGTTCCACAGATAGTTGACCTCCATCAAAGCGCGGGAGAACCGGTTGAGATAGTAATATGAAGGATTCTCGGACTCGTCCCCATGGGACGGGCCGCCCCCAAGCTTGTTGCAGGAAGGCAGGCTGGCCAGCAGCAGGCACAGCACAAAGACAGTTCGTACGAAGTGTTTCATAAGCTGCAAAGATAATAAAAAAGGGGCGCAGACAAACATCTGCGCCCCAATCAGCTTGATCAAAATCAGAACGCGTATCCCAGGCCGAACAGCATCGTGTTTCCAAGGGTCTTGGAGCCCAGCAGGAATGCGGCGTCGAGATGGACGCCCGCGAACTGGACCCCCAGGCCAAGCGAAGCATAGGTCGGGATGGCCTTGGCGGCATCACCGTAATGGAAACCACCCCGCAGGGACACGATCTCAGCGATATTGTACTCCAGGCCCACGGCCGCCATCAAAGCGCCCGCGAAGAGGTAGTCCGCCTCGGCGGAAGCCGTAAAGCCGGCCACCGAATAGGCAGCGCCAGCCCGCACAAGGCCGGGCTGTGCATAGGATTCCCCGCCATAGTTGACCTGCGAGCCAAAGTTGTTGACAGACAGACCGGCCTGAAACCCTTCGCGCTGATACTTTACTGAAATGTCTGCACCGAAAGCAGAGGCACGAGCAGCATCGGTCAAGGAGGAAGAAAGGAACCGCAGCGTCAGACCGGCGGCCAACCCATCCATTATCTCATAAGCGAAGCCAGCGGCAAACGCATATTCGGACGGAGAGAACGTGCCATTAGAACGGCCCTCGTTGCCGATGATATCGTATGCCGGATAGGACATATTCTTATAAAGCAGTCCAGCGGCAAAACGGGAAGACAACTGATAGAAACCCGCGACCGAAAGCATCCGCGTCCCGGCGACTTTCGGCTGCCAAAGGGCATAGCCCACCGACGCGGCCATTTTAGGGCCCTCCAGGGCCGTTGCGGCCATATTGTTCTCCAAAGCATACGCATCCGCAGTCATGGCGACACCGGCATTGGCCATACCCACAGCGGCAGGATCCGTATTGATATTCAAGAAAGAAACGCTCTGCGCACGAAGGAGCGGCGCACAAAGGGACAATGCCACAAAAGCGATAAGAATTCTTTTCATCGTGTCCTATTAGAGTTTGACGATAGACTTTTTGATCTGTTCGCCGTTATAATCCAGCAAAACAGTGTAAACACCCGGAGCAAAGGCCCGGACATCAACCTTGGCCGGGTCGAACGGCGTGATGGTGAGGTTGTCTTCGTAGACGGCCGCGCCTGCGATATTGACTACACGAAGGGAAGCCGAAGCGGACTCGCTCGTGCGGACATACAGATAATCGGAGACCGGATTGGGATAGACGTCCACCGGTTCCGCGCTTTCACGGACCAGGATCTTGAATTGCTGGGAGACCTGCATACCCCGGACATCCTTGCCGACGATGGTGACATCCGCATAGCCAAGACCAATCGCCGTGATGTAGAACTTGCCACGAGAATAATTGACGTTGGCCACGTTCTCGTCGCTGTTGACGATGGAATACGTCAGCTGCTCTCCGTCGGCATCATAGAAATAATCAGCCTCCGGGAGTTCCCGTTTCTCTCCCCGCACGCCAAAAATCAGGTCGGACATCCGGTCAACAAGGACCGGCGCCGTATTCTCCATAATGGTATACTTGAAGTTCAACTCCGCACGCGCTCCATAGATATCCGTCACAACAATTTTGGACTTGTAATCGCCGGTGTCGGCCAACTGACCCCGGATCACGACGCGGGGATGGCTCTTGTCAAGCGTGTCCAGGGTTTCCGCCTTCGAGGCGGCATCCAGGGCAATCGACATATAATGTCCATCGGGATCCGTGTAGGTAAAGTCCATCGAAACCGTCTCATGCGCTTTCAGCCTGAAACTGGTCGGGCCTTCCACGGAAATAACCGGGTCGCTGTTCGCGCCCGTACGGACGTGCTGAACAGCAGTCGGAGCCGAGTGATTGCCGGCCAGGTCACATGCCACGGCGCAGAAATAATAATCCGAATTGAATTCCAGACCGGACACGCTTCCGGAAAGTGTTCCACCCACCTTCACACCGCCAACATAGAAAACGCCGAACATAGCCTCCGCGGGGTTAACTTCAGGTTTCTTGTCATAATACACGATGATGGAGGCAGGTTTGCCGTCATCCGCATCGGCCGGGACCATAGCATTGAACGAGACACTGTTCGACTGGGCGGAGACATTGAAGCTTTTAATGCTGTCCGGGGCTTTACCTCCTGATCCTGCGATAGCTTTATACGCATTGACCAGGCCTGAGCCAATCGCAAACGAGCGATTGTACGAACTGATGTCCGTAGTGTTCTCCAGCAGGAGTTTCCGAAGCGCAGCTCCTGTAAATCCGGGTTTGCCAAGGCGGGAAACCATCAGCGCCGCTACACCCGACACATGAGGACAAGCCATCGAAGTGCCTTGCATATAGCCATATTCATTCCCCGGCAAGGTGCTGAGAACTTGATTTCCCTTCTTCACATCTCCACCAGGAGCGCTGAGGTCCACCCAGCTACCATAATTAGAGTAATAGGCGCGGCGATAATCGGCCCCCACAGCAGCTACCGTAATCATCCCTTCATAGTCGGAAGAGCCCCAGTCCCGGTTTTCATTCCCGGCCGAGAAGATAACGACACCGCCGGCCATCGGTCCGACCTGAGCGCCATTCTCATCGATTCCGGCATATTGGTTGAAATAGTCAACAGCTGCGCGCAAACCCATCGGACATGTCTTGGCATCGACATAGCTCCAACTGTTCTGACTGATGATAGCCCCATGGTCCGCGGCCCACTTGATGGCTTCCGGACCAGACCCGGAACCATCTTCGCCACTAAAGATCTGGCAAGACATAATCTTTACGCCAGGCTGACCGGCGGCCTTGTTGCCGCCCGCAACGCCACAGACACCGATCCCGTTGTTGTTGACCGCCGCGATAGTGCCAGCCACATGCGTGCCATGAGCATCTGCGGTAATCTGCGGACTGTTATCAAAGAAGTTATGGCCATAGATCTTGCGGCCTTTGACGCTCGGGTCCGTCCACATATTGTCAGCCAAATCCTCATGGGCGAAATCGACGCCGCCATCGACGACAGCGACGACCACATCGGGACGGCCGGTAGTGTAGTTCTCCCAAATCGGGAAAACATTGATATCGCATCCGCTCAAAGAGCTGGACGCCGTACCGTTATTATAATAATGCCATTGCTGGGGTAAACGAGGATCGTCAAAAGGCATTTCGGAA includes:
- a CDS encoding methionine adenosyltransferase; this translates as MLKEMNHLFTSESVSEGHPDKVADQISDAILDEFLRQDPEAHVACETFCTSGLVVVGGEVNSDNAYVDIPATVRRVIARIGYTKAEYGFDASSCGVISTIHEQSADIDRGVAREEPADQGAGDQGMMFGYASTDTEEYMPLALSLSHKLLQTLADIRHNEPELMPYLRPDAKSQFTIEFTGRRTPVRVHTIVLSTQHDEFDTDERMHARIEKDVREIVLPRLIATLPERTARLFDDKFILHVNPTGKFVIGGPAGDTGLTGRKIIVDTYGGRGAHGGGAFSGKDPSKVDRSAAYAARYLAKNLVAAGVADEALVQLAYAIGVAEPVSVFVDTYGTRHAGESDAEIALKLRELFDLRPAAITKKFGLKNPIYEPTAAYGHMGRKPYVKDGIQFFGWELLDGVDSIKEAFGL
- a CDS encoding PDZ domain-containing protein; the encoded protein is MKHFVRTVFVLCLLLASLPSCNKLGGGPSHGDESENPSYYYLNRFSRALMEVNYLWNEEISSTLTHWDLKADPYAQVHDARYHDAAGNEVDRWTQMIPDYEAFVNGLNGVSSGTYAVNMQLMYADETRSQIVAVVLYTYADGPARKAGLKRGDVIMKVNGATMTVENYSKVLSEALNGAPVALTLYDGRNVTLPAAVEMYENPVGQARVFDCGGRKAGYLFYSSFTLESYADLIEACRSFRQAGVTDLILDLRYNTGGYVLTEEMLASMIAPEASVRAGELLATEVYNSFVERYLERNGLDTRTFFRQDFEFTGSRGEKYSFSTADANIGCQRVFALVGEDTASASEALLCSLKPYMPVYLIGTKTHGKYCAGIVNASSEYFEEARKSGEFSAREAEEAMKHASKAGLYLMVSRYADKNGVTLSMPDGMTPDERLEENPLDGFQLGDPEETLLSRALAHCGYQAARRVKVQRAGAPRPRLEPVPDSRPKEGYMVKLGLPHE
- a CDS encoding tRNA dimethylallyltransferase, encoding MPRLKHSIVAELPEPERLDVAQLARDCASGACDLVAVVGPTASGKTRCAVRLAERLGGEILSADSRQVYRGMDIGTGKDLAEYGSVPYHLIDIAEPGTQYNVWQYQQDFARAWADIRARGAVPVLCGGTGMYVNAVTRGYDFSEKVPLSAARERNSGRADLPQRPFFIGTLVDRDTRNARIDARLDARLQEGMVDEIRGLLARGVPAEALLAYGLEYKFVTLYIQGKLTYDQMRTQLATAIHQFAKRQMTWWRGMERSGVRIHWVEPDAI
- a CDS encoding SsrA-binding protein: MSSRDKKPQQVRINNKRASYDYEFLEEYDAGIVLVGTEIKSIRAGKASLQDAYCYFSGGDLYVRGMNVATYFWASAWSSHEPMRDRKLLLTRRELKHLAQAVKTKGLTIVAVRLYIADNGYAKLRIALAKGKKEYDKRATIKEKDIRREMERE
- a CDS encoding hypothetical protein (manually curated), coding for MKRILIAFVALSLCAPLLRAQSVSFLNINTDPAAVGMANAGVAMTADAYALENNMAATALEGPKMAASVGYALWQPKVAGTRMLSVAGFYQLSSRFAAGLLYKNMSYPAYDIIGNEGRSNGTFSPSEYAFAAGFAYEIMDGLAAGLTLRFLSSSLTDAARASAFGADISVKYQREGFQAGLSVNNFGSQVNYGGESYAQPGLVRAGAAYSVAGFTASAEADYLFAGALMAAVGLEYNIAEIVSLRGGFHYGDAAKAIPTYASLGLGVQFAGVHLDAAFLLGSKTLGNTMLFGLGYAF
- a CDS encoding Por secretion system C-terminal sorting domain-containing protein, which gives rise to MNFKLLLLGGLALCLSACVRQINPLDPVGPKEETARKEQNYYPGRMNILVTEELAIQLEASMDEEGFVQGAQTKALSFPIDELGIVRMRRMFPDAGKFEARTRAAGLHRFYIVEFDQAQSLTKAETDFLSVPGVETAEPDPRIKLAGDPKVTGYAEMPQAASDSEMPFDDPRLPQQWHYYNNGTASSSLSGCDINVFPIWENYTTGRPDVVVAVVDGGVDFAHEDLADNMWTDPSVKGRKIYGHNFFDNSPQITADAHGTHVAGTIAAVNNNGIGVCGVAGGNKAAGQPGVKIMSCQIFSGEDGSGSGPEAIKWAADHGAIISQNSWSYVDAKTCPMGLRAAVDYFNQYAGIDENGAQVGPMAGGVVIFSAGNENRDWGSSDYEGMITVAAVGADYRRAYYSNYGSWVDLSAPGGDVKKGNQVLSTLPGNEYGYMQGTSMACPHVSGVAALMVSRLGKPGFTGAALRKLLLENTTDISSYNRSFAIGSGLVNAYKAIAGSGGKAPDSIKSFNVSAQSNSVSFNAMVPADADDGKPASIIVYYDKKPEVNPAEAMFGVFYVGGVKVGGTLSGSVSGLEFNSDYYFCAVACDLAGNHSAPTAVQHVRTGANSDPVISVEGPTSFRLKAHETVSMDFTYTDPDGHYMSIALDAASKAETLDTLDKSHPRVVIRGQLADTGDYKSKIVVTDIYGARAELNFKYTIMENTAPVLVDRMSDLIFGVRGEKRELPEADYFYDADGEQLTYSIVNSDENVANVNYSRGKFYITAIGLGYADVTIVGKDVRGMQVSQQFKILVRESAEPVDVYPNPVSDYLYVRTSESASASLRVVNIAGAAVYEDNLTITPFDPAKVDVRAFAPGVYTVLLDYNGEQIKKSIVKL